Proteins encoded within one genomic window of Cyprinus carpio isolate SPL01 chromosome B22, ASM1834038v1, whole genome shotgun sequence:
- the LOC109087587 gene encoding uncharacterized protein LOC109087587 isoform X2: MCGESQWAAARETSKQANKLDEEGVEIAVCRHGFLLKGLNMYRGEIFAYPMFLQKEFQDAVFLSMDVTCRYVPYLEKVSEVLTHLQPLQKIRHCLSVMHAKAHNTKCEILWNARNQEGAGTTLGEEVEQVNSFLSRCALTTKYMSKSVRTDMLTVHAIGWNQRKENGLHIALSSRFKKTVENTLDATESLKKIPGPVALQ, translated from the exons ATGTGTGGGGAATCCCAATGGGCAGCAGCAAGAGAGACATCAAAGCAGGCCAACAAGTTGGACGAAGAAGGTGTAGAAATTGCTGTGTGCAGGCATGGATTCCTCCTCAAAG gtCTGAATATGTATAGAGGAGAAATCTTTGCATATCCAATGTTTCTCCAAAAAGAGTTCCAGGATGCTGTATTTTTGTCCATGGATGTGACCTGCCGTTATGTGCCATACCTGGAGAAGGTGTCAGAGGTCCTGACTCATCTTCAGCCTCTTCAGAAAATCAGACATTGCTTGTCCGTGATGCATGCCAAAGCCCACAATACAAAATGCGAG ATTCTGTGGAATGCAAGGAACCAAGAAGGTGCCGGAACCACTCTTGGTGAAGAAGTAGAGCAAGTCAATAGTTTTCTCTCCAGATGTGCCCTGACCACAAAGTATATGTCCAAGTCAG TAAGGACTGATATGCTTACTGTCCATGCTATTGGGTGGAATCAACGTAAAGAGAATGGCCTCCACATTGCCTTGTCTTCCAGATTCAAAAAG ACAGTAGAAAACACCTTAGATGCAACAGAGAGCCTGAAGAAGATACCAGGACCAGTTGCATTGCAGTGA
- the LOC109087587 gene encoding uncharacterized protein LOC109087587 isoform X1, protein MSEEPGFFDGVFLSQDSEVSSFVEEVRGAVKSTAGRAMCGESQWAAARETSKQANKLDEEGVEIAVCRHGFLLKGLNMYRGEIFAYPMFLQKEFQDAVFLSMDVTCRYVPYLEKVSEVLTHLQPLQKIRHCLSVMHAKAHNTKCEILWNARNQEGAGTTLGEEVEQVNSFLSRCALTTKYMSKSVRTDMLTVHAIGWNQRKENGLHIALSSRFKKTVENTLDATESLKKIPGPVALQ, encoded by the exons AT GAGTGAAGAGCCAGGGTTTTTTGATGGAGTGTTTTTATCCCAAGACTCTGAGGTGTCCAGTTTTGTTGAGGAAGTCCGGGGGGCTGTCAAGAGT ACGGCAGGAAGAGCAATGTGTGGGGAATCCCAATGGGCAGCAGCAAGAGAGACATCAAAGCAGGCCAACAAGTTGGACGAAGAAGGTGTAGAAATTGCTGTGTGCAGGCATGGATTCCTCCTCAAAG gtCTGAATATGTATAGAGGAGAAATCTTTGCATATCCAATGTTTCTCCAAAAAGAGTTCCAGGATGCTGTATTTTTGTCCATGGATGTGACCTGCCGTTATGTGCCATACCTGGAGAAGGTGTCAGAGGTCCTGACTCATCTTCAGCCTCTTCAGAAAATCAGACATTGCTTGTCCGTGATGCATGCCAAAGCCCACAATACAAAATGCGAG ATTCTGTGGAATGCAAGGAACCAAGAAGGTGCCGGAACCACTCTTGGTGAAGAAGTAGAGCAAGTCAATAGTTTTCTCTCCAGATGTGCCCTGACCACAAAGTATATGTCCAAGTCAG TAAGGACTGATATGCTTACTGTCCATGCTATTGGGTGGAATCAACGTAAAGAGAATGGCCTCCACATTGCCTTGTCTTCCAGATTCAAAAAG ACAGTAGAAAACACCTTAGATGCAACAGAGAGCCTGAAGAAGATACCAGGACCAGTTGCATTGCAGTGA